In the Halococcus sediminicola genome, CACGAAGCACTCGTCGCCGCGAACTTCCACAGCCACGTCGGCAACCACTACTGCATGGAACTGTTCATTCTGGATGGCTCCTTGGAAGCGATCTCGGCGTTCGTCGGGAAGATCCGCGCGACGCAGAACACCCTCAGCGTGGATTATTCGGTGATGCCGGTCGACGACTTCGCCGGTCCGCTCGCCGACAGCGAGTGAGCGGTGACGGTCCGTGACAGTCGTCATGGAACATCGACCCCGGCCAGATAGATTTATGTGGTCGTGTCACAGTAGTACATAGTATGCCAGCGTGTCCGCTCTGTGGCGAGACCGTCTCCGAAGGACGGCCGCGCCACCGCGTCACCCTCGAGATCGAGGACACGACGCGCTCGACGAAACAGTTCATGGGTAACGAAGCCGAGGTCAAACGCTACTGCATCGACCGGCAGCTCTGTCCCGACTGCTGGGACGACCTGCGCACGAAACTCTCGTAACGGCTCTTTTCACGACGCTCGTTCACGGCGCGGACAGCCGCGCGTGCGTGCCGCCGGGCAGCTCTCGCTCGCTCGCGCTAACTATTGTACTGGTAGTTGGTAACAACGCAAATACGATAGCCCCCCAAAGCCGTTTCCATGGCTGCTAACCGTTATTATCGCCCAAATCGAAAAATATGATTGTATTTAGCACATAGGCGATGAAATAAGATTTTTATTATTCGTGTAGGATATATTCGAAAATATTCATATTCGAGGGGCGCATGGGTGTAATCGTCATGTCCGATGACCAACTCCGAACGTACCTGCAACGCCACCCGAAAACGCTCGCCGCGCTGTTCAGCCTGACCGTGCTGCTGTCACAGATGGGATCTGTGGCGGCCAATCATACCGGTATAGCTGGCCCGTAGCTTAGAGAGATTCAAGATCAACGCTCTGACTCCATCGTAGCCTCCCTTGTATTAACAAGGGGATGTTCTCAAGCGAGAGGAAACTTGCAAGTTCGTTCTTAGAGATGCTGAACGATTCAATGATCCCAGCTGAAATATAGTGTTCTGAGTTGCCGCCGATTTCTGGTCGTACGATACTTCCAATACCTGCCCGCGAAGTGGGGTAGGCTTTGTATCTTACCTCAAATAAGCCATCATTTCGTTCAATTTCACACAAGTTCGGATGGAAGTGCGCAACCTGCGCAATCGCTAATCCACCATCACCAACCACCAGATATTCATCGCCCATGATGCTCTCGCCGC is a window encoding:
- a CDS encoding DUF7503 family protein, yielding MSDDQLRTYLQRHPKTLAALFSLTVLLSQMGSVAANHTGIAGP